The Oceanotoga teriensis DNA window GATCCCCTCCCAAGATTACTTTATTTCTTCAATTATTTTTATAGTAAAATATATTTCAAAATTTTTATCCCCATCATTTAAATCATAATCAATTATATCTTTGATTTTATTTATCCTATAAGCTAAAGTATTTCTATGTAAATACATACTCTTTGCCGTTTCTATCATATTCATATTATTTTTTAAATAAGACTTCAAAGTTTCAAAATACTCAGTATTTTTATTCTTATCATATTCTATTAACTTATAAACAGAATTTTGACAAAAATCTTTTAAGTTTATCTTATCTTTTATATTATATATTAAATCTAAAACTTTAAAATCAGAATATTTTATCAAATTATCATCATAATTTTTATGATTTTTTAAAGCAAAAAGACTTTGATTATAATATTTTTTCATATTTATGATATCAGAGAAAAAATCACTTATTCCAACATATACATTATTTTTATTTAAAATAGTTTTTATATCTTCATCTTCTATTATACTCATATCTATTTTATCTATCAAAACTATAAAATTTTCTTTATAATAAACTGTTTTAAAATTCAAAAATTTTTCTTGAATAAAAGAATATAAATTTTTTAATTTATTTTTTTCCTCAATTTTTGATAATTGAACACAAAATATAAAATAATCCTTATTTAAGTTAAAATCACAACTCATAGCTCTTTCTTTTAAAATATTTTCATTTTTTATATTTCCTTCAAGTAAATCTAAAAAAAGATTTTCATACATCAACCCTTTTAAGTTTTTGTAATTTCCATTTTTATCTAATTTTTCAGATATTACATCACTTAATGTTTTTAAAAGCTTAAAACTTTCTTCATCAAAATTTTTCTTTGACTCGAGAACTATTATATTCCCCATACATCTATGATCTATTATAACTTTGCTTACCATCTTTTTTATGGGACTTGCATAACATGTAACTACAAATGGATAATTAGAATTGGGAGCTTGTTTAACTTCCTTTATTTTCTTCACTTCTTTTATAAACTCATATGAACAATAACCTTTTTCTATATTTTCTTTCCAAAATTTTTCTTCAATTTCTGCTTTTTTCGAATGAGCTATAATTTTATAAGCTGAATCAACGAGAATAACAGGGTTGTTTAATATTTCTGATCCAAGTTCAACTATATATTTTATACCTTTTCCTTGTATTAAAGTATTTAAAAGTAAAGCTGAACTTTCTACCAGTCTATAATCTTTTTTTATAGTTTCTTTTATATAATGAACAAGAACTTTTAAATCTTCTTCATTTATATTTTTATTCATTATATTAAAATTTTCAATTATATCTTTTATACCATAATCTATTTCAGTCAATTAAATCACCTCTATACAATTATAGTGCAAAAAGCACAAATAAGTCAAATTTTTTTGTGTCTTTTTCCGTATTTTTTATTTTTTTATTGTGCTAAAATAAAAATATATTGTTAATATTTTAACAAAAGGAGCTGATTTCATTGAAGTATAAAAAACTTTTTTCTGAAGGTATGATAGGTAATCTAAAATTAAAAAACAGAATTGTAATGCCCGCAATGGGAACTTCTTTAGCAACATCAACTGGAGAAGCAAGTGATGAAATAATCCGTTATTATGAAGAAAGAGCCAAAGGAGGATGTGGTTTAATAATAACAGAAATCACAAGAATAGACAATGAAACAGGCATAGGAACTCCCAACCAATTATGTGTAACTGACAGTTATCAAATACCAAGACTGCAAAAATTAACAAGAGCTGTTCATAAATATGACACAAAAATATTCACTCAATTACATCATCCTGGAAGACAAGCACATAGCAGTAGTTTGAATGGTAAACAAATAGTTGGACCAAGTCCTATTGCATCAAAAGCTATAGGAGAAATACCAAGAGAATTAGAAACTCTTGAAGTAGAAAATTTAGTAAAAAAGTTCATAAAAGGAGCTAAAATATCTCAATTGTCCGGATTTGATGGAATTGAATTACATGGTGCTCATGGATATTTGATATGTCAGTTTTTAAGTCCAGCAACTAATAAAAGAACTGATAAATATGGCGGAACATTTATGAATAGAATGAGATTTTTAACTGAAATAATAATGGGTATAAGACATATATGTGGAAAAGATTTTCCAATTTCCGTAAGAATAGATGGCGATGAATTTATCGAAGGTGGAATAGATATAAATGAATCAATAAAAATCGCAAGATATCTTGAAAGTATAGGTATAGATGCAATAAATGTGAGTTCAGGAACATATGAATCTTCAATAACAATAATAGAACCCGTTTCTTATAAGGAAGGATGGAAAAAACATTTATCTCAATCAATAAAAGAAAATATAAAAATACCTGTAATCGCTTGTGATAGCATCAAAAGACCTGAAATTGCTGAAAATTTACTCGAAACAAATAATCTTGATTTTGTAGCACTTGGAAGAGCTCAATTGGCAGATCCTGAATGGGGAAATAAAGCTTTAAATGGTAAAGAAGATCAGATAAGATCCTGTATTTCATGCTTAAAATGTATAGAATTAATAATGAATGGAAAAAGAATTGAATGTGCTGTAAATCCAAGAGTTGGAATGGAAATAGATTTTGAAGAGTTTAAAAAAGATGGCGATCAAAGAAAAGTTGTAATAATAGGCGGAGGTCCTGCTGGTATGCAAGCTGGAATAAATCTTGCAAAAAGAAATTTTACTCCTATTATATTCGAAAAAGAGGATCATCTTGGTGGAAGTGTTTTTCTTGGAAGTAAACCACCAATGAAAGAAAAATTAAAATGGTTCATAGATAATATGGAAAATGAATTAAAAGATTTAAATGTAGATATAAGACTTAATACAAAAGCTAATATTGATTTATTAAAAAATATAAATCCTTATGCAATTTTTATTGCTACAGGTGCAAAGCCTATAATTCCAAATATAGAAGGCATAAATTCTAAAAATGTTTATACTGCTGAGCAAATATTATCTGAAAAAACAGAAATAAAAAATAAAAAAATAGCTGTTATTGGTTCTGGAATGACAGGTCTTGAAACAGCGGAATATTTAAACAATAAAAATAATGAATTAACTGTAATTGAAATGCAAAAAGATATTGCACCAGGTACTTATTTACCAAATTTGATGGATATTTTACCTCGTATAAAAAAAGAAAAAATTAATTTATTAACTTCTAAAAAACTCGTAAAAATAAATGAAAATTCAATAGAATTAATGAATATGAACACTAAAAAAATAGAAATATTAGAAACAGATTTAATTGTTCTTTCACTTGGGGTTCAATCAAATATCGAAATTGTTGAAGAAATAAAAGAATCATTTAAAAACATAAAAATAATCGGTGATGTTGAAAAACCAGGCAGAATTTTTGATGCTATGAGATCTTCATTTGATAAATCTTATGTACTTTAAGGAGGAGTTTTATGAAAGAATTTAAAAACAAAGTTGCAGTTATAACAGGTGCAGCTAATGGAATAGGTTTAGAGCTTTCAAAAGAAGCCGCAAAAAGAGGTATGAAAGTTGTAATGGCAGATATTGCTGAAAATGATCTCAATATTGCCTTTGATGAAGTTAAAAAAATAAGTTCAGAAGTTATAAAAGTTGTAACGGATGTAACTATATTTGAAGACATGGTAGATCTATCAAAAAAAGCTACAGATTCATTCGAAAAGGTTGATTTATTTTTTAATAATGCTGGAGTTGTAGTTCCAGGACCTATTTGGGAAATTCCTAATAAAGATATAGATTATATAATGCAATCAAATGTATACAGTATAGCATATGGTTTAAAAGTATTTATACCTTTAATGATGAAACAAGGAACACCTGCTCATATAGTTAACACAGCAAGTGTGGCTGGTCTCTTATCTTCACCTGGAATGCCAACCTATCATATGACTAAATTTGCCAATGTTGGATTATCTGAATCAGTAAACTATCAATTAAGAGCTATTAATTCAAATATAAAAATGTCTGTTTATTGCCCTGGTTTTATTCAAACTGATTTAAACCATTGTGATAAAAGAAGACCTAAAAGATTTGAAATAGACAAAAATGATCCTTATTATACAAGTCAAACTTATAAAGATGGTTTAAAAAGAGCCGATCATGTAATAAATACAGGTATACCTATTGATAGTGTTGGCATGAGTGTTTTTCAGGCTATTGAAGATGAACAATTTTATATACTAACTCATCCACAATATAATCCTGTTATAGGATTGAGAGTTAAAACTATATTAGAAGGAAAAAATCCTGATATTTCTATATTCAAAAAATAACTCCCTTCAAAGGGAGTTATTTTATAATAAAGTGTTTATATTTAAACCTATTCCAAACTCAGAAGAAAGACCAGAGTTTTTAAAATTTTTCATCAATTCATAAATAATCTTTTCATTTTCAAGTTTCTCAATTTTTTCTGGATCTTTTTCTATCAAGATCTTATTTTCAATATCTTTTATTTTTAATTCAGTTTCATCATTTCCAATATTTAATCTATTATCTTCTTTATCTTCTTGAAAATTAGACTCTTTTTTCATTTCATCAGACACCATATAACCATCTATATTTTGAATATCTTCAGAATCTTTTTTATATAATATTACAGCTTTAGACTTTCCGCCAACTGCAGCAAGAAAAGCTCCTCTTTTTTCAAAAATTATATCTATATCAGAATAAATGACTACACCATTTTGAGAAGCTGCATTGTTTTTAAACTGAGCAATATTTCTTGCTTCATGAGAAGCAACTCTCATTATACTTGTAGATGCTGGTGAAGATAAAGAAAGACCTCTTTCACCTGGATCAACTTTATATCCTATCTGAGGGTTTGAATCATAACTCTTTAAAGAATTTATCATAATAATCACCTCAGATAAATTATACTATATTTTTTTAAAAAATTTAAATATCAAACTTCAATTTTCTCTACAACTTGACATTTTTTATTCTTTTTTGCCGACATCAACATAGTTATACCTGTATAAAATACTATTCCAACAACAAGCCATTGAACAATATCAAGAGGCAACTCTTTTACTATTAAAGCAGCTATTAAAACACCTACTCCTCCAGCTAATCCCATAGCAAGAGTTGCTTTTCTATTTATTGCTTCTTCTTTTATAAATTTGACTGAGGCTGGTGGCATTAAAAATGCACATGAACCCATCATTATAGGGAAAGCAACTTTAGGAGACATTCCTAAAAAATAAACAAGTGCCATACAAGGAGCAAAAAGACCTACTCCCACTGTCATCAATGCTCCAAGTATAAAATTAACTACTCCAGCAATTACAAGCTTCATTCCACTTATTCCTATTGCACTTCCACCTGATGGCATCCAACCAACTTTTCCTGCAATCATTATAAAGCCAGTTGCAAAAAGGGCAAAACCCATGACAATTTGTATAGTTCTTTCTTCTAATTTTGAAACAATTC harbors:
- a CDS encoding NAD(P)/FAD-dependent oxidoreductase produces the protein MKYKKLFSEGMIGNLKLKNRIVMPAMGTSLATSTGEASDEIIRYYEERAKGGCGLIITEITRIDNETGIGTPNQLCVTDSYQIPRLQKLTRAVHKYDTKIFTQLHHPGRQAHSSSLNGKQIVGPSPIASKAIGEIPRELETLEVENLVKKFIKGAKISQLSGFDGIELHGAHGYLICQFLSPATNKRTDKYGGTFMNRMRFLTEIIMGIRHICGKDFPISVRIDGDEFIEGGIDINESIKIARYLESIGIDAINVSSGTYESSITIIEPVSYKEGWKKHLSQSIKENIKIPVIACDSIKRPEIAENLLETNNLDFVALGRAQLADPEWGNKALNGKEDQIRSCISCLKCIELIMNGKRIECAVNPRVGMEIDFEEFKKDGDQRKVVIIGGGPAGMQAGINLAKRNFTPIIFEKEDHLGGSVFLGSKPPMKEKLKWFIDNMENELKDLNVDIRLNTKANIDLLKNINPYAIFIATGAKPIIPNIEGINSKNVYTAEQILSEKTEIKNKKIAVIGSGMTGLETAEYLNNKNNELTVIEMQKDIAPGTYLPNLMDILPRIKKEKINLLTSKKLVKINENSIELMNMNTKKIEILETDLIVLSLGVQSNIEIVEEIKESFKNIKIIGDVEKPGRIFDAMRSSFDKSYVL
- a CDS encoding PucR family transcriptional regulator encodes the protein MTEIDYGIKDIIENFNIMNKNINEEDLKVLVHYIKETIKKDYRLVESSALLLNTLIQGKGIKYIVELGSEILNNPVILVDSAYKIIAHSKKAEIEEKFWKENIEKGYCSYEFIKEVKKIKEVKQAPNSNYPFVVTCYASPIKKMVSKVIIDHRCMGNIIVLESKKNFDEESFKLLKTLSDVISEKLDKNGNYKNLKGLMYENLFLDLLEGNIKNENILKERAMSCDFNLNKDYFIFCVQLSKIEEKNKLKNLYSFIQEKFLNFKTVYYKENFIVLIDKIDMSIIEDEDIKTILNKNNVYVGISDFFSDIINMKKYYNQSLFALKNHKNYDDNLIKYSDFKVLDLIYNIKDKINLKDFCQNSVYKLIEYDKNKNTEYFETLKSYLKNNMNMIETAKSMYLHRNTLAYRINKIKDIIDYDLNDGDKNFEIYFTIKIIEEIK
- a CDS encoding sulfite exporter TauE/SafE family protein; the encoded protein is MVQIIWILLIIMLISYTFYLIRDVVKNKTKLESETSWIKTGIIGFFVNFIDALGIGAFAPQTALLKFTKQTKDKHIPGSMNAANAIAVLIESIIFIKVIDVEPITLVVMLATATFGAIIGAGIVSKLEERTIQIVMGFALFATGFIMIAGKVGWMPSGGSAIGISGMKLVIAGVVNFILGALMTVGVGLFAPCMALVYFLGMSPKVAFPIMMGSCAFLMPPASVKFIKEEAINRKATLAMGLAGGVGVLIAALIVKELPLDIVQWLVVGIVFYTGITMLMSAKKNKKCQVVEKIEV
- a CDS encoding SDR family NAD(P)-dependent oxidoreductase — encoded protein: MKEFKNKVAVITGAANGIGLELSKEAAKRGMKVVMADIAENDLNIAFDEVKKISSEVIKVVTDVTIFEDMVDLSKKATDSFEKVDLFFNNAGVVVPGPIWEIPNKDIDYIMQSNVYSIAYGLKVFIPLMMKQGTPAHIVNTASVAGLLSSPGMPTYHMTKFANVGLSESVNYQLRAINSNIKMSVYCPGFIQTDLNHCDKRRPKRFEIDKNDPYYTSQTYKDGLKRADHVINTGIPIDSVGMSVFQAIEDEQFYILTHPQYNPVIGLRVKTILEGKNPDISIFKK